Part of the Hyphomicrobiales bacterium genome, GCATGAGCCAGATATCCTTGGGATGTCGGCGCTGCTTACAACCACAATGCCTTACATGAAGGTTGTGATTGATCAGCTGAAAGAAAAAGAACTGCGCGATAAATACATCGTTCTTGTTGGCGGTGCGCCGCTAAACGAAGAGTTTGGTGAAGCGATTGGTGCCGATTCTTATTGTCGTGATGCGGCGGTGACCGTTGAAAAGGCAGCCGAGATGATCGCCCGTCGCCATAACCAGCGAGCATAAAGGCGGCACACGTCATGTCTAAACGACGAGGTGGAAGATCGGCGAGGCTTCAAGAAGTCTCGTCAGCAGAACCTCTCGTCGAAAAAGGCGCTCCAAATTACACAAAACCAGCGAACGCAGAAGCTGTCTGCGTTATCGCCTGTGGCGCCCTTGCCCACGAAATTCTTGATGTTGTTAAGTTAAACGCCCTCGACCACATCTCCCTCACCTGTCTTCCCGCAAAACTTCACAACGAACCGCAAGCAATTACGCCCGCTGTTGAGCGCGCTATTGCTGACGCCCGCGATGCTGGGTTCAAACATATCTATTGCGGATACGCTGATTGCGGCACGGGTGGACAACTCGATGCTTTGCTGGAACGTGAGAATGTAGACCGCCTACCCGG contains:
- a CDS encoding DUF1638 domain-containing protein encodes the protein MSKRRGGRSARLQEVSSAEPLVEKGAPNYTKPANAEAVCVIACGALAHEILDVVKLNALDHISLTCLPAKLHNEPQAITPAVERAIADARDAGFKHIYCGYADCGTGGQLDALLERENVDRLPGAHCYAFFSGVDDFKEREDEDMRAFFLTDFLARHFDGLTWGPLGLEEHPDLLEMYFGAYEKVVYLAQIEDEGLLNRAKEIAERLQLDFEYRATGYGDLVGSLSKLKT